The sequence AGAATTAAGAAATTGCATTGACATCACTGAACCCAGAGACTACTCGTCATCAGAGGAAATGGTATTTTATTCTGATGCTATATTTTCTCGGACATGCTATGTTGCATTTTTATATCAATATTCCTTTCTACAACTTTTAGGTACAAAGACTTACATCTGCTTCAACCACACTGAGGAGGATGTTAGCTCTTCCATCATTCCAGGACTGCCAAGAGAATAATGGATTAGGAGATATGATGGATGAAGATATTATGAACAATGTGGCAGTTCGTTTGAAGTTGAGCCTCACTGTTTGGGATTTTACTCTCCCACTGACACCTTCTTTACCTGCTGTTTTTGGCGTATCCTGGCACTATTCTCTTTCATTCTGTTATGTTTGGATAATTTAAGATATAATAAGGATTCAATATGCTTGTTTCTGGTGTGCAGCACATACTTTGTAGACCTACAGTTGGGAATTTGTGACTGAATTGTCTATGCTGTCCTTGCGTTGTAGTCATCATTAATTTGCATTTTCACTGTACTTTTATGGATTTGTTCATCATTGACTATACTCAGATATCTGAAACTGTGATTGAAGATCGGTTTTGCTTGGAGCATGGGACCAAAGGTTGGTATGATGCACTCGATCATCACTTCAGGTGGCTCCTCCAATACAGAATCAGTCCATTTTTCTGCAGATGGGGAGATAGCATGCGCATTCTAGCATACACATGCCCTTGGCCTGGTAACACTTCCATCTTTGTTGGTAAAACAATCTGCTGctatggagtgtgatttttttctcacttgtttattattattatagctGACCATCCAAAGGCGAAAGAATATTACTCTGATCCAAGACTAGCAGCATATGCTGTACCATATGCACCTATCCTATCAAGGTATTGCTCAAATTTCTGCCAAGTTTTATACCAATTTGCTATATATGTTTTTGGCTCATTTTTCTTATTCACAACAGCACTGATGCTGCGAAAAATTCCCTGCGAAGAGAGGTTGAAATCTTGAAATCAGAGGCTCATTGGTCGAAATCTTACTTCTATTTGTGGGATGAGGTGTGTCATTGCTCAGTTACACGTCTCTACAACACAAAATGCAAGTTTCTCCTTAGTTGTAGTGTTCTTTATGATGCCATATCAATTTGTAGGTTCCATTATGGCCTGCGTAGCTAATAGCTATATGCAGTTGGACCTACATTATTCCTATGAATAATAGCAGTCTTAGATTATCAGGTTTAATTATACATCTATGTTGATTGTTGaatagaaaaatatggttaATTCTTACTGATGTTTAGATCTATTCTCTTAATCGGATAAGGGTAACTTCTGTTGTAATATAATGCGTCCTGATGTAACATACCATGAACAATAAAGTGATACGGAGTACATTGAACATCCCATGTCCAGTATATTCTTATATCGTAAACACACATAAAATTGGAAACCGGCAAGTATAACCGTAACTGCATCTTTCACATGCAAAAATTTTGTAGATACATGATTGTGAGCGTGGTAATGACGAGACCAACCAGTTTATGCACTGCTCAATAAAGCATGACACCTGAAATAACCAAAATAGCTACATGTGTGCTCCATAGAACATAGGGATAGGCACGGACCAACCCGTGGGTACTCTTTGGGCCACGCTCCAACATCAATTTATACTGTTCATTTCAGTATTAAAGAAGAGCTACCTTATGATCTAacagttatttttatttttctcagcCACTGAATATGGAACAGTATGATGTAATCTGCAGCATCTCTAATGAGTTGCGTTCATATGCATCTGATGTGCGTATTTTGACAACTTATTACTGTGGTGAGTAAGACAATCTAATCTCCCTTAGTGATGGTGCGTGTTAAACAACATCCTTCCCTACTTGAATTTGTAATTAGCATATATTTAGATTGGTCATTGGTGTATCATAAAATAACTTCCTTTATTGTTTAGCCATTAGGTATGGTGTTTTTTATATCCTGTATGGAATGACCATATGGATTACCTGCTTACGATGCAAAGATCTTCTATCACCCTGTTTGGTCCTACTTTTTCTTCAAGTCAGGATAACATTTATGTACCTACAGAAGCTGATCACACTTGGCAAGTCTTGAGTTTCTTTTAAGCATATATCTTATTTTTAAATGCAAATGGCTCATGTAGGCCCAAGTGGTTCTGAACTGGCTCCTTCTACATTTGAGGCCTTTGTGAAAGTTCCAAATGTTCTACGTCCACATACGCAGATATTTTGCACAAGGTTTGCACTCCTGCTGGTATTTCTTATTTGTTCTAAACAGCTGAAATAGTGTGGGCATACGGTGTCCATATCCCTGTTTACAATATGTACACATGTTTCACACTGACATAGCATGCTACGCTTataatttttccaaaaaaactGATACAACAGCATAGATCTATACTAGGAATGGGAGTGGGCTAATCCACGGGTACCCATTGACTTGCACTAGTTTAACTAAAATTGCACCTTTTCACtagcaagaaagaaaaaaaaaaggatttttagTTGAACTAGTGGGTCAAGGGGTACCCATTTGTGGACTCACTCCGATAGCTGCTCAATACTGATGCTAAAATGATGGACTTGTAATGCTTTATtctacaacaaaaaaaaacataaggttCAAAACTTTTAAGTTTTTTACCGTGTTTTCTACGTCTTACATTATCTTGTCAAATAAATTCAGAGCTAGGTTCAGATATTAGAAACTAGTCCTAATTTGTAACATAAACAAGATAGATACAATTATCAATGCCGGTCTGAAAGAATTTTTTCCATTCTCACAAGGCACTGACATTATGATGATACGACATTGGCAATTTGATGGAATTCACAACTCTGATACATGTTGGAAATGTTTGGCACTGTGTGGATATTGGATATGCGACATGGAGGCTAGTAGAAGTATTGGTAGCTTGGTGCATAAAATCATTTTCATACACTGTTCAAAATCAGATGTAGTATATCCAATTGATCTAGTGTTCTTTTTATACAGTGAATGGGTTCTTGGCACGAGAGAGGACTTGGTGAAGGATATTGTTGCTGAACTACGACCTGATCTTGGTGAAGTAAGAGCAAATTATGTTCTTTTAAATAGTATGGACAACATTCATTTTCTTTCTACAACATCTGTACTTGCATTGGATTTGTGCTTTAGGTTATAGCGTGGATGTTGCCGTGCTTGGAAGAGCTCATGGCTTAGAGCATTTATTTTCTGAATAATGGTGATTTGAATCTGTTGGTATTTTGGTCTAAGATTAGTATTagtcagaattaaaaaaaaaattagttggATAAGAACACATAGGGTTTCGTAATCGGTAATCTTATGAAATGTTGTGCCTGTTTTCCTGTTACTCTCTCCTTTAATGTCTTTTTCTAAGGCACAATTTGACTTGACACTATCTTTAAAATTGAACTCAGATTATTATTTCCGTTAAATATATTGTCATAACTACCCAAAATGGGAAAATCACAAGAAATATTATCAAATATAAATCCAGTGCTACCATTTCCATACACCTACATATAATGAGACCAGGTGTGGGCAAAAAGTTACAAATGTTTGAATCTTGAATAGCACCCGCGCCTTATAAAAGTGGGCTCTCTATGTAAACAGTACTGTTCTCTGGTGCGCCATCCGTTTACTGTTGTGCATGCATATGGACTTATGGAGCCCTTTATAGTTTACTGTTTTTCTATCTTGATGAGCTGAAGTAATTTCAATCTTATCTAGGAATGGTGGACATATGTGTGTATGGGGCCTTCTGATCCTCAACCAAACTGGCATCTTGGGATGCGTGGAACCCAGCACAGGGCAGTGATGTGGAGAGTGTGGAAGGAAGGTGGAACAGGATTCCTTTATTGGGGTACCAACTGCTACGAGAAGGCTATGATTCCAAGTGCTGAGGTATGATGTGGCATCGGGAACCATTTAATACAATGTGATACCAATGTCTATGAAGGTGTATTACATTGAATACTACAGTAAAATTCAACTTGATAGATCGGCCTCTACAATTTGCATCACGCTCATCTGATTGTCTTACTTGGCGTGACTGCAGATTTGTTTCCGACGTGGTCTTCCTCCTGGCGATGGGGTTCTGTTCTATCCTGGTGAAGTGTTTTCTTCATCACATGAACCGGTTGCGTCCACTAGGCTAGAGCGCATTCTCAGTGGCATGCAGGTGAGGTTTTTTGGAATGCTTTGCCTCTGTTAAAATGctagtatatgtttttttaaaagtaatgGAAGTAAATCCAGCCTCTATATGAAAGATGAATTCGTCCACAATGCTAGTATATGTTTGCTAAGTTAGAACTATTCAGATTGAAATTAAGTGCAAAGTACTTATTCTGAAAGAGGCTTCATGGCTGAATCACTTAAGCTGTCATTTAAATCCCACCTTTGCCTTTGATTGTTCACAGTACACCATATTATAAACTGTGAAGCCAATGACATTTGGAATATTGCATGAATGAGACCTTTTCTTTTGAACAAACCAGtgcttagggcctgtttgggggagtttctagctgctgcagcttcttccagaatcagaagctcccccaaacagtccagcttttgGTACAGATTCTGAGAatatgtagttgtagaatccagaaaaagAACTAGAAGACAGAAGCTGAAAAACCTAGTTTTTCCATATTCTCAAAaggtggctaccaaccagctacttctcagaattttaagctcccccaaacaggccatTAGAGTGCGCCAATTTCACTGAATTTAGCAGgaaatttcattgaatataccAAATGAAACTTTCAGTCTTATAGTTTAATTTTGGTTACCAGAACCACAGTTCTCGGCTGTGGATAGTACAAAAACTGAAACTCCATCAGCGAGCAATTTGTTCACGGTTGACTCTGCTCACAGTTGTTCCTTACTGATGTTCTAACGCAGGACATCGAATACCTGAAGCTTTATTCGTCAAGGTACGGCAGGGAGGAAGGTTTAGCTCTCCTTGAGAAGACAGGCGTGTATCTTGGCCCAGATCGTTATGCACTTGACCATGGACCAATTGATGTGATGCGTGGTGAGGTATACCGCACTTGCAGGTCTTAGGGCAGAgctatcaacttctggtgtttCACTGTAGCATCCATCCTGTTGTTGTACATATGATTTCTCATGTACTGGGAGTTGCTAGCAGCAAATACTTATCGTTGAACCCATCAAAGCTCCGTTTTCACGCTCACCTGTTAACACTCCATTCTACGGTATACCTATGATGCTGCTAGCGTGTGACTGCAGCACACGAACTGTATTTTATTCGTCTCGCACGGTGTCGATCCTTATTTCAGAAGGGACATTATGGTGCCCTGTCCCTTCAGAATCTGGTAGCTTTATCGCCTGATGTGGATGTCACCATGGCTATTTCAGGATCTAGCTATTATATGTTATCCTTAAGGAATTTATCACAGGTTGCCATCCAGGAAAAGGAGGCCGCTTACAGCACAAGTGGAAGGTCTTTGTCATGAATCCCGTAGTAATTCCGAAAGATCTTCGACACCTCCATTCATATACCTCAGAAGCTTCAAGAAAAACAACCAATCAGGCCTAGCCGACATACGCGATGCTATTACATGTTTATAGTGATTATTGGTCTAGTCTTTTCAGGTCAAGAATCACAACATGCTTCCTTCGCGCAGACGTTAATCCGAAATTTTCATCCGATTATCCGAGACACTCCTTTTGCCttttcttaattaaaaaaaaactctgttaCCATTGACCAGCTGATAGCGTAATGGATAGCCTATGCTTGTGTAATTCAGGTATACTACAAGTCATTGACCATTAGCAGCTTAACAGCCACTGGAGCAATGGCTTCTTTCGGAATGCAATCTTGGGAGATTACAGTGCACGTATCTTCCCGTTTCCAATCTCCAGCTGATCTTAGGAGATCAGGGGCGAGGATGGCTTGCAATGGTGGCTGCACGGACACTCATTGATAGTCTGATCTCACTGAGCAAACGATATACTCTGGTCGGCCACGGAGTCTGCAGTCTAGTCTAATCTTCACGGGCATTTGGATTGCTGTTGTTCGGATTTCTCTGGTCCAACCAAAACTGACGAGGGGTATTTCGGTACAGTTTTGTAACTGTAGCTTTTCCTCTTACATTTGCATGTACTCCGATAAGGTTATGGTTGAGGGTGAGTGACATGCGGTCCCATAATAGTGGGGATCGGGGCGGGGGTATTTTGGTTTATACGAAAATACGGCAGCATAACATGATTCAAATGCGTTGGATGCTTGCAAAGTGGCAAGGATCCGATTTTATATAAACTGTAACCATATagttacaaataaataaataaatagtaatAATCGATTTTTATGAATTCATAATGATACATGGATCTAATTAATAAAAATGAAGATTTATGGTCGATGGTGAACGGTATCAGGTTGTGTATATGATTATGATGTAATGGAATAATGGAACCAGAGTTGCTGAGCCAACAAGTACCTCTCCTGAATGAGGTACGAGCAGAAGGATTTGGAGATATCCATGACACTGAAATGATTCCGGGCATGTGCAAGTGCAACGCTTCTCTCGCTAAACCTGTACTAGTATGATCTACAGGTGCCGGTAGCTATGGCCAGAATGTTGCTTATGTTTTTCGTTGCCTGAAAATGACTCCAAGGGGCACAATGATCGCCTCCCACTGAATGATTGAAATGCTGCATATGCTCCATTTGTCTCCTTCTGCTTGGCGGTAGCATTTATCCTTCCCCTTTTGTTCCGGagctgatttttttaatacactCCCCTGAGCTAAAAAAATACTCctactttccttttttttcaattaataatACAGCTAAATTAGAGTGAGTTAAGATCTACTCctactttcctttttttttcaattaataatACAGCTACCCTCAATGCACAGCTGCCTTGGTGGCTACTGAGATGCAACTTTAGTTAAGTACTTGCCATGGATTTTTAGCATTCCAAACGTGCAGATTGGGACTTTTCACCCTATAATCCCCATTGGCTATTGCTACCTTTTTATCCTCGTGGCAAGTTGGCTAATGGCAACACCCAGCACCCCCACACGAGGAACAGAAGAGATCTCCGTGGAGAGGACCACAGGCACAACGGGGTACGTGCACACTGTTTAGGAGTGTGAGAGCTAGAACCGACCATCCAACCATGAAAGTATGCAAACCAAGATGGAAGTGTGTAACCTTTTTACCGCATCATCACCCCCTGTTCATTAGAAGTGTCTCCGATTTTGGTACTTACTTACATGTCTAGTTATAAAAAGCATGCCTGGAAATCCTTTAcgttagagcacccgcaatggttatctatagactctctacaagagatccatgtcagcatattttcctatttgaaagagattaaatgaagaaagagagcaaatctatctactaacctggagatagtctatagagaaaaacgagacaatgcattagagagctatagatacccatgtagacatactatttatgtggtttactattaatctagtctattgctgagatatacatgttttatagagagcaccttactttaccatcgCGGATGCTCTTAGAGGCCGATTGGGCAAGAAAATATTACAAGGACAACAAAAGTCAAATTAATAAATTGGATTGTGATCttaataaatccattttttctTGCATGTACTGTTTGTCCGTCTTTCGGTATCCAGTTCTCCATGACCTGCTCCCCGAGAGCATTGTGTCTTGAGCACCCTTTATAGTGTATACAGATCGTTTAAAAAACCACAAAATTTCAAGGTTTCAACACGGGAGGAAagaaaatttgaacaaattttatgGTATTTGAGAAATTCAAATTTACCACAGTAAACACAAGTGgaatttcatcaaaatttggtaaaaaaacGTTGTACTGCCAGGGTCGGGATTTGGTAGTCCATTGGAAAGGCGGACCTTATTATAGACAAGGGCTCTGGATTTCTTCCCTAGAGAGGtggtattttgttttttttattagagaaaattccttgaatagaatttaaaattgttaaatttttttatatgccattgaaaacaTGCATTGACTTATATAGCACTGAGATATCATTTTTTGACCTTATATGGCACTGTTGTTAGTCCACCATCTACATGAGCACATGATATAAGTGAACTGCAAAATGAATAGCAAAAACTTTTGCTCCTTCTCTCCAGATATATGAATGGTACTCGAACTTGACCAACATGGCTCATAGCAGCGCTCTAGCTGATCCTCGAGTAGTAATAAGAAAGCCTAGCAAAGGATAAGGAACTATCCGATCCGATGCAGTCACTAGAACACCGGTTACTACCATTAACATATGAGCCCATTCACCTCTGAACCCACgtaccaaaatcccttatatttaggaacggagagagtagtaccTAGGTCGTGATGCATTGGAAGACCTGGGTGTCATAGAAAAGCAAGAAAAAATGGTTTAGTGGTATAtaagaaatataaataataataatttttatgaaaaataatagAATAGAACGTGGTACagaaggtagagagagagacataaaattttactctttttattagtttatatgataaaaaaatgtataaacaTTTTTGGATAGTAGCATGTATTCTATTAGGGCTCAGGAGACACACATCGCTTTGCCAAATGACACGGTGATTTGAAAAAGGGCATGAAAAGATGAAAGATTGGTAACTTACGTTGATTCGAGGAGATGCTATCTATGAAAGCGCAAGTAAACAATTTGTAATTGCTCTATCATAATAAGCGACACACATCAACTCACGAAAGGACAAGATGAGTTATAAAGATATGGCATTGGAGAAGGTGAGAGGCGAAAATTTGGTAAATTCCACTTCTTGTAGGAGATCACAAGTAAAACTATCCGCTTTGTTAATTGTCACATAGAAATGGCTTCTAGTGATGTAGTTATTCTGTCATAAGCTAAGAGACATGCATTACTTTGCAAAAAGACACGATGATTTGAAAAGAGACGCGAAGAgatcaaaatttggcaacttCCATTCATCATAATTGAAGTTACTCACTTAGTAAAGGCTGTTTGGAAACGATAGGctaacaaacgataaaaaacaatagatcaatcacaaaagacacgagatttaatatggaaaaccctcctaaaacaggagagaaaaaaccacgggcgccagccagcaaaatatcttcactatatctgaggtgaggttacgtcgccgcacggcggcttacaagaggtatatatatggtggaaccttaaaagggatgatgatcagccttcgctccgctacggcagaagttggcctttattaagtgcaaatgaatttagatcacaactcaacaaaggCCACGTGGAAAAGGTTTTTAACGGTTTTTAGGTGTTTGTTCGGgcctactcccttcatcctaaaAGAACAAACCAATCCATCCATTCGCAAAAATACATGCAAAGGACATAGAGAGAACAATTTGGAAACTTCtgtttttagtttttatataaaaaatccaCTTGATACGAACTCCTGTAATAATATGATGGTAGACTTTTAATGTGTGTTTGTCACCGTAACCAGCCTACctcattaaaaaaacacatcttAGGACAAAAACACgattatatacttaaaaaaatgaggACGAAAAACCTCTAGATCTCCAACTAGAAAAAGctattaaaaaactaaaaaaaagaaaaagaaagagagatggtCACCATAAGCACCACCCCAATCCATGTCCACATCCCAGCTGGCAATCGTCGTTGCTTACTGCGCTCTCTTTCCGTACGCGCTGATAGATCCAGCACAATATAAGACGCGGGTCTACATGCGACCCCACGCCGCTCTCTTACCTCACCAGCGACGTGTTCTCCACAGCACACACCCAAAGTAAACCCCGTTCTGACGGAACCAAAACCAAAccggggcagcagcagcagcagcagcagtagaagaaaaaaaagaaccccACGACGATCCAACCCCCCATCCCCAACCACAACACCGACGACACGTCaacaaacagtaaaaaaaagatcGCTTTCTCTCCACCCGTGTCAACTCATCTCCCAGTCCCAGTCCCAGTCCCAGTCCCAGCAAATCAGCTCGCCGACTTcgcacgagagagagagctcaCGCTGCTCCCTTCCCTGTACTATACAAAACCAGTATAGCAACGCAACGCGTGCACCGTGGCGTGGCTGGCTGGATAACGGCGACGCCGATCGATCGCTCGCTCGCCCGATCGGAGGCGTTTGCGCTGCGTTGGCCTGggccagccgccgctgccgccctttTTTCCCCCCCGCGGCCCGGCCTTATCAACACCGGGGGGATGCAAAATCCACAATCCAATCCCACCGCCGCTCCGTGCCTGTGCCCCCTGCCCGTGTGTTGTCCACTCGCCACGCAGTTTTTGTACGTAGAAAACCACACGGCGTGTGGTGTGGTGTAAAAAAGGGCGTGGCACGTGGGCACGAATCGCGGGGCGGGATCGGACGGTAGCCcgcccacccaccaccaccccgcAGCGGAAAGGGCAACGTGCCGGATTGGCaccagcgagcgagcgagagggGGGGAGTGTGACCCACAGTGGCGCGGGCCTTCCGCCTCATCATCCCGATGCCTCTCTGACTCCCACCGCATCTCCCCCAATAGAAAGGCAAGCGAAaattagagagagaagagagaagcaAAGGGAgactgcgagagagagagagagagagaaagaaaaaaaagtttttttttccttcccttcccttcccttcctctTCGCCCcgtccaccgcccgccgccgcgcagtaGCGCAGTTcttggggagggggagggggagggggaggggggagctgCGGGTGAGGGGGGGTGGAGCTGTGGCGGCGGCAGATCGAGAGGAGATGCCACCCAATCCGACGGGGACGGAGGGGGAGCCCGGGCCGGCGGTGGAGCCGGctccggcgggggcgggggcggcgccggtggtcaAGAAGAAGAGGAATCTCCCCGGAACGCCAGGTGAGAGCGCGCGCTCGCGGGGTTGCTTTTTTCCTTTGGGGTTTCGGTGGTGGGTGCTATGCTTTCTACTACTTCGAGGCGTGGTTTGATGGGTGGTGTGCGCGGGGGCAGATCCGGACGCGGAGGTGATCGCGCTGTCGCCGGGGACGCTGCTGGCGACGAACAGGTTCGTGTGCGAGGTGTGCGGGAAGGGGTTCCAGCGAGACCAGAACCTGCAGCTGCACCGCCGCGGCCACAACCTGCCGTGGCGGCTGCGGCAGCGCGGCCCCggtgcggcgccgccgcgccgccgggtgTACGTCTGCCCGGAGCCCGGCTGCGTGCACCACAACCCCACCCGCGCCCTCGGCGACCTCACCGGCATCAAGAAGCACTTCTGCCGCAAGCACGGCGAGAAGCGCTGGACATGCCAGCGCTGCGGCAAGCGCTACGCCGTCCAGGCCGACCTCAAGGCGCACACCAAGACCTGCGGCACCCGCGAGTACCGCTGCGACTGCGGCACCCTCTTCACCAGGTATAGCTTGCTACCCTCGACCCCAAATCCCCATGGTCCCTTGGGGGCAACAAAGAATTTCCATTCTTGCTTGCCTTGATTTTCATTGGTCGGGTTCAGGAGGGACAGCTTCGTGACGCATCGCGCCTTCTGCGGCGCGCTCGTGGAGGAGACGGGCAGGGTGCTCGCCgtgcctgcgccgccgtcgcctcgcccgcCTGATTTGGAGGCCGAGGAGAATGTGGATAAGGataaggaggaggaggtgaaggagaaggagaaggagaaggagctgGAGGAGAATGAGGATTCACCTGTGGCCGAGGTCGATGAGCCGCAGCCCAgccaggcggtggcggaggtgccGCAGCAGTGCGCTccatcaccgccgtcgccgcctccgatACTGCAGGAGCATCCTCAGCCGGTGGTGGCAGTGGTACCAAATGTGGATGGTATGCTTCTTTCAcatttttgttgtttgtttgtcATATTGCCCATAGATAGACTAGACGAGATTTATGGCAAATTGGAGCTCATTTAGTCAATCTTACTACTGTAACAAGAAAGCAATGCATgtgtctttgtttctttcccGATTCGGTTTGGTCATTTGATCGGTTAGCTGAACAATGAGGAGTAACATGTTCCATCCTATTCTGGTGTATCTATTTGCAGAGCAAGAGGTGGTTGCTAAGCCAGCAGTGATTGCCAAGATAGAGGTGGAAGATGAGCGAGATGAGGAGGTTTGCTTTCAGGAAGCGGATCGATACAAAGATGCTGAACTGGAGGACTCAAACCTGCTGGATAATGACACTCCGATGCTGCCTTGTTTCCTTCCCTCGCCCTCGGAGGCCATTGGCACAGATGGCAGCAGCACCAGCTGCGGCACGGGAAGCAGCGTTACCAATGCTATCGCTCCAGCTACGACGACGAGCACGTTCGCTGGTCTGTTTGCGTCGGTCACAACGAGCAGCACTCCCCAAAGCAGATCCCTCCGCGATCTCATCGGCGTCGATCCCACATTCCTCTGCCTTGCAATTGGTGCGCCGTCTTCTCTCTTCCCACAGACAAATGCAAGTGACCCCTGCTCCTTTGCTCCACCTCCAGCACCACACATGTCCGCAACCGCTCTCCTGCAGAAGGCTGCTGAGGTTGGTGCTTCGCAATCAAGCTCATCTTTCCTGAAGGAGTTTGggctcgccgcctccacctcatCGTCTCCCCCATCCAAGCTATCCCAAGGGAGGTTCACTACTGGTAACACACCAACAACATCtcatccacatccacatccacatccgCATCCTCATCCGCCTCAAGGAAGGTTCATGGATAACGTCCCACAGCCGCCACTGCCAGCCAAGCTGCCACATCGAATGTTCACCGATAACAGTGTACAACAGTGGCACCATAGGAGCAACCAGCAAATGGAAATGGAGCCTGGGCCGATGCTACCTGGCGGTCTTGGCCTTGGTCTCACCTATGACAGTGGGAATTCAGGGTTGCCGGACTTGATGATGGGACCATCGGCACTGTACGGTCCCAAGCCTGCTACTCTGGACTTCCTTGGGCTTGGCATTGGAGGGACCATGGGTGGCTCCACTGCAAATGGTGGCCTCCCGGCATTGATGGTTGGAGGAGAGCTGGACATGGGGTCTGCACAGGCGCCATGGGAGGAGGCCAAGAGAAAGACCAACGGCCGCACAATCCTGTGaggttttctttttgcaataacCTTGGGTTTTGTGCTCTGGCTAGCATCATTCTTTCAGCCACCTGCCTGTATTGGTAGAGAGAAACCTAGAACAATGTAAGATGCAGACTTGTAAATACATCCgtgcttcctctcctctcctcctctgcctTCTTCTGTCTAGAATTATTAAAAGGGCTTATTGTTGTTATAGAGGGAAAAATCTGCTGGTCATTTGGAACCTGACCTTTGCTGGTCCTGTTCCTTTCAAACTGT is a genomic window of Oryza glaberrima chromosome 7, OglaRS2, whole genome shotgun sequence containing:
- the LOC127779663 gene encoding uncharacterized protein LOC127779663 isoform X3 — translated: MVLLILQRYTQQIFCMSGLCRAQQMLANKKHLDLWNMLTFWQQEMKGKVFKLLYVQRYHGPLLVLRDLCRFSALIFALPLETGVPDALVPIDPLNSQINLLPGETSAIWVSLNVPCGQQPGLYEGEIFISAVRAEAESRGESLTKSERYQLYKELRNCIDITEPRDYSSSEEMVQRLTSASTTLRRMLALPSFQDCQENNGLGDMMDEDIMNNVAVRLKLSLTVWDFTLPLTPSLPAVFGISETVIEDRFCLEHGTKGWYDALDHHFRWLLQYRISPFFCRWGDSMRILAYTCPWPADHPKAKEYYSDPRLAAYAVPYAPILSSTDAAKNSLRREVEILKSEAHWSKSYFYLWDEPLNMEQYDVICSISNELRSYASDVRILTTYYCGPSGSELAPSTFEAFVKVPNVLRPHTQIFCTSEWVLGTREDLVKDIVAELRPDLGEEWWTYVCMGPSDPQPNWHLGMRGTQHRAVMWRVWKEGGTGFLYWGTNCYEKAMIPSAEICFRRGLPPGDGVLFYPGEVFSSSHEPVASTRLERILSGMQDIEYLKLYSSRYGREEGLALLEKTGVYLGPDRYALDHGPIDVMRGEVYRTCRS
- the LOC127779663 gene encoding uncharacterized protein LOC127779663 isoform X2 translates to MESGQPNSAAADKTQNSSVPPVEGVAGGGTSYGWVDGGLQASSLGNGAIDPTKIHSADLLHVWSMPSTANVSQQEAPRPLEHVNLLAARNERESFQIALRPKVSWATSGIAGSVQVQCTDLCSSAGDRLVVGQSVTLRRVVPMLGVPDALVPIDPLNSQINLLPGETSAIWVSLNVPCGQQPGLYEGEIFISAVRAEAESRGESLTKSERYQLYKELRNCIDITEPRDYSSSEEMVQRLTSASTTLRRMLALPSFQDCQENNGLGDMMDEDIMNNVAVRLKLSLTVWDFTLPLTPSLPAVFGISETVIEDRFCLEHGTKGWYDALDHHFRWLLQYRISPFFCRWGDSMRILAYTCPWPADHPKAKEYYSDPRLAAYAVPYAPILSSTDAAKNSLRREVEILKSEAHWSKSYFYLWDEPLNMEQYDVICSISNELRSYASDVRILTTYYCGPSGSELAPSTFEAFVKVPNVLRPHTQIFCTSEWVLGTREDLVKDIVAELRPDLGEEWWTYVCMGPSDPQPNWHLGMRGTQHRAVMWRVWKEGGTGFLYWGTNCYEKAMIPSAEICFRRGLPPGDGVLFYPGEVFSSSHEPVASTRLERILSGMQDIEYLKLYSSRYGREEGLALLEKTGVYLGPDRYALDHGPIDVMRGEVYRTCRS
- the LOC127779663 gene encoding uncharacterized protein LOC127779663 isoform X1 translates to MESGQPNSAAAADKTQNSSVPPVEGVAGGGTSYGWVDGGLQASSLGNGAIDPTKIHSADLLHVWSMPSTANVSQQEAPRPLEHVNLLAARNERESFQIALRPKVSWATSGIAGSVQVQCTDLCSSAGDRLVVGQSVTLRRVVPMLGVPDALVPIDPLNSQINLLPGETSAIWVSLNVPCGQQPGLYEGEIFISAVRAEAESRGESLTKSERYQLYKELRNCIDITEPRDYSSSEEMVQRLTSASTTLRRMLALPSFQDCQENNGLGDMMDEDIMNNVAVRLKLSLTVWDFTLPLTPSLPAVFGISETVIEDRFCLEHGTKGWYDALDHHFRWLLQYRISPFFCRWGDSMRILAYTCPWPADHPKAKEYYSDPRLAAYAVPYAPILSSTDAAKNSLRREVEILKSEAHWSKSYFYLWDEPLNMEQYDVICSISNELRSYASDVRILTTYYCGPSGSELAPSTFEAFVKVPNVLRPHTQIFCTSEWVLGTREDLVKDIVAELRPDLGEEWWTYVCMGPSDPQPNWHLGMRGTQHRAVMWRVWKEGGTGFLYWGTNCYEKAMIPSAEICFRRGLPPGDGVLFYPGEVFSSSHEPVASTRLERILSGMQDIEYLKLYSSRYGREEGLALLEKTGVYLGPDRYALDHGPIDVMRGEVYRTCRS